The nucleotide sequence cattcctcccccacacaccccctcccatcctcccccactcaccccctccccttccctccccccactcaccccacctccctccctcccccactcacccccctcccctccccccccacaccccccacctccctccctccccacgccccctccaccaccctcccccaccacccccaccacccacccacccccactcaccccctccaccctccccacccactcaccccctccaccctccccccccactcaccccccaccaccctcccccacacacccccctcctcctccctccctcccctcctcctccacccctcccccaaccccccctccctcctcccccactcaccccctccctcctccccactcacccccctcctccctccctcccccactcaccccctcctctcccccactcaccccctcctccctcccccactcacccctcctccctccctcccccactccactcctccctcctccctccctcctccccaccaccccctcctcccctccctccctcacccactcctcctccccccctcactcactccacctccccctccctcactcactcctcccccctcctcactccactcctccccctcccatcactcactcctcccccctcactcactcctcctcccccctccctcactcctccccccctccctcactcactccctcccccctccctcactcactcctccccctcactcactcactcctcccccactccctcactcactcctccccccctcactcactcactcctccccacccctcactcactcactcctcccccctcactcactcctcccccctcactcactcactctccccccactccctcactcactcctccccccctcactacctcctccccactccctccctcacctcctcactcctcccccactcactctccccactcactccttcccactccctcctcccccactcctcctccccccctcactcactcctcctccccccctcactcactcctcctcccccctcactcactcctcctcccccctcactcactcctcctccccccctcactcactcctcctccccccctcactcactcctcctcccccctcactcattcctcctccccccctcactcattcctcctcccccccacctcactcctcctcccccctcactcactcactcctcctcctccccccctcactcctcctcccccctcactcactcctcctccccccctcactcactcactcctccccccactccctctcactcctcctcctcccccccccactccctcctcccccctcactcactcctcctccccccctcactcactcctcctccccctcactcactcctcctccccccctcactcactcctcctcccccctcactcactcctcctcccccctcactcactcctcctcctcccccctcactcctccccccctccctcactcactcctcccccctcactcactcctcctccccctcactcactcctcccccctcactcactcactcctccccccactccctcactcactcctcctcctccccccctcactcactcctccccccactccctcactcactcctcctcctccccccctcactctcctcctccccccctcactcctcccctcactcactcctcccccctccctcactcactcctcccccctcactcactcctccccccctccctcactcactcctccccactcactcactcctcccccctccctcactcactcctccccccatccctcactcactcctccccccctccctcactcactcctcccactccctcactcactcctccccactccctcactcactcctctcccctcactcactcctccccccctcactcactcctccccccctccctcactcactccaccccccctccctcacacctccccccctcccctcactcactcctccccccctccctcactcactcctccccactccctcactcactcctcccccctcactcactcctccccccctccctcactcactcctccccactccctcactcactcctccccctcactcactcctccccccctctcactcactcctccccactcctcactcactcctcccctcactcactcctccccccctccctcactcactcctccccactccctcactcccatcctcccccctcactccctcctcccccccctcactccctcctccccccccctcactcactcactcactcactcactcactcgcgctCACCCTGACCCGGAAGTGGACGCCTCTGTGACCCGGAAATTCTTGCTGGATTCTCGGGCCTGGCGGATCAGGATCAGGATCCCGGTGAGAGAGAGACCGCGGGCCGGGGCCGGGAACCGGGAACAAACCCACCCCCACAGTCCCCAACACACCCTGCCGGGGCCTTCCACAGTCCAACAGCCTGCCCCTCCCCCCCGGGAGCTGGCTGTGATGCCCCACCTGGTACAATAGCCATGTGGACTCACTGTGATGACCCACATAGTTCAAGAGCTTACCCTCATCAATGGGGAAATTGGTTGTGATGCTCCCCATAGTCCAATatcccctcctcctcacccctgGGAGCTGACTGTGATGCCCCACCTGGTCCAATAGTCATGTAGACTGGGCGTGATGCCCCCCCATAGTCCAATAGCCCCACTCACCCACAGGAAGGGCTGTTTTCTCAGTTGTGTATGTGGGCTtttgggggaggaggagaaggaggggttTGCGAGGGTTtttttggggggcggggggaaggggaacGGGGTCTGCGATGCCCCATGTTGTTCAATATGCCAGTGCAACAACAACCCTGGGATTGTGCCGGAGATACCCAGCGAGGGAGATGGGCGGGTGTGGGTGGGGGGCAGAACCGGACTTAATTCTGTCTCCCCCCGCCCCTACAGTTGAATATGCCATATGGCCCCATGTAGGGACGCTGatccacaactggaggcagcatgtGTTTTACGCGGTTTAGATGTGAACAAGTGTTCAAATTTCACAGAGCAGcagttttttaaaattcgttcatgggatgtgggcgtcgctggttaggccggcatttattgcccatccctaattgccccttgagaaggtgatggtgagctgccttcttgagccgctgcagtccatgtggggtaggtacagccacagagctgcacccgtccaggcaagtggagagtattccatcacactcctgacttgtgccttgtagatggtggacaggctttgggagtcaggagtgagttactcgccacaggattcatgtgccttctccagttcagtttctgttataCAGAGATGTGCAGGCATCGGTGATTGTTGCTGTGACTCAGGGCATTGGCTGGTTATATGTGCAGGTGACCTGTCACAATGGTATGACCATGCGCCACTCTCCCACTCACTTTCACTGTGGACGAACACAGTGTTAATCGCAGCTCCTGTCGAGCCCATGTGTAACTGTATGGCGACCTTGTTTAAGCAGGCTGAGGGTTAATGTCGGCTGCCTAGTTTTCTTTTCAATTCGGCGTTTAATCAGATATCTCCTTAAATCCTGTCAGATTGGCATCTGGCGTGGGGGCGGGCTGTGCGCGCAGCTCCCCCCGGTTGAATTCCCAGGCCCGCTGTATTATCTGACCTCAGTCGTGTCTGGTCTTGGTGCtcgctggtggggaggagggagttgGACAGGGATGCAGTTCGGGATTGACGTGGAGTGACCCGGGCTGGGATGTGGGGCACTGCTCAAGGACACGATTAAGTTTGATGTCTTGCCATGCCATGGTCAGTTAGTGAGGGAGGTTGGATTGAATGGGCCGTGGTTCTTGGAACACTTGTGACgtcatagaaacctttaaaattatgaaaggggtggatcggagccccagcctgttcagtctttcctgacggACGATACCAGAACTGCCAAGTTGATAACTATGTTCTGTTGTGTTATTTTGATCCCAGGTACCGAAATGGCTGCCGTTAATCTCTGACTGTTGGGCGTCTGAAAGCAGCAGGGGATTGTGTTTCGAGAGGCAGGGGCCGGCCTGCTCTCCCTGCCTGCACAGCCGGCCTGCGGTGAGGGGACTGCTGCTCCCTCCTCCAGCTGCCCGCAGCATGGCTGACTTTGCGCTGAACCTGGACTTCTCTGCTGGAGCCTCGCAGAAGCAGGCCCACCCCAACCTCAAGCACCAACACTTCCTGAAGCGCCGAGCCTACCTGGAGAGGAAGGGTTACCTGCACAAGAAGCAAGGGGCCAGGGTACAGGTCGCTCGGCGTGGTTCGCCGCCCTCGGGATGGAACGCTGGCTCCAGGGCGTGCCAGCCGGCGCGGGCACCCCCCTCTGGCTTCTGCGCCAACGGAACGGGCATCGCCGGCACTGCCGCCAAGGCGCCCCAGAAAGGCAGTCGTGCCCTTCAGACCATCTGCCGGGACTCGCAGCAGAGGaagcctccctcctcctcctcctcctcagcctcctcatccgcctcctcctcctcgcacccatCCCGGCCCCCCTCCGCCCACGCCAAGACGGAGCGGGCCCTGCTGCTCAGCGAGTGCCAGAGCGGCCTCCGCCGATCGCCGACCACCCCAAGCGTGCCCCCGTGCCCGCCGCCAACGCCACCAGCAGCTCTGTCAAGCCCTACAAGTGCGTGGCCCTGGACTGCGAGATGGTGGGCACGGGCCAGGGGGGGAAGAGGAGCGAGCTGGCCCGCTGCAGCGTGATCGGCTACGACGGGGACCTGGTGTACGACAAGTACATCCTCCCGCCCAACCCCATCACGGACTACCGTACCCGCTGGAGCGGCATCCGTCGGCAGCACATGAGAAACGCCACGCCCTTCAAACTGGCGCAGAAAGAGGTAAGCCGGGAGGTGTCTCGGgtctgggtatggggaggggaggggggggggagcgatGCTGTCGGGAGCTACATTCAGAGGACTGGACTAATTCAACACcacaggtacaggtggaggccgttcagcccctggaGCCCCTGTTGCACCGACACAGGAGGAGGCCTCGATCCCGTTACCCAGTAAAAATCTATCCGTTTCAGTGTTGAAGTTTAATGTGCCAGCTGCTTTCTCACCCACCACCCTGACTGTTTGCAGATATTAAAGGTGCTGTGCGGGAAGATTGTGATTGGCCACGCCGTACACAATGATTTCAAGGCACTAAACTACTTCCACCCCCCATCGATGACCCGGGACACCTCGAAGATCCCGCTCTTGAACCGCAAGGCGGGCTTCCCCGAGAAGGAATCGGTGTCGCTGAAGAGACTCACGAAACAGCTGCTTCACCGAGACATCCAGGTACGTAAAtcccatccacccccccccacccccggttcccatcgctccaccactggcggccgtgccttcagctgcctggggggcccgaagctctggaattccctccctaaacctctccgcccctccctctctctctcctcctttaagacgctccttaaaactgacctctttgaccgagcttttggtcgcccgtccctGATATCTCCTCACCTGGCTCAGTGCCAGATTTTGTCTggtttatgctcctgtgaagcaccctgggatgtttcactgcctgaaaggtgctacataagtgcaagttgttgctgtaaatCCCATTACCATGTGACGCAAGGAACCATCATTTGCTCGCCTGTATCATTGTTTTATAACTCCCTAATCCAGCCCCggttggaatattgtgtcccaatTCCGGGCcccgcactttcggaaggatgttgaggtctcggagagggtgcggagggagatttaccggaatgggagcagggatgagggacttcagttaatgtggagagactgggagaagctgggattgttctccttagagcagagaaggttaaaggggagatttaatcggggcgttcagaATCAGGAAGggatttgatggagtaaataaggagaaactgtttccactgacaggagggtcggtaaccagagggacacagattgaagataattggtaaaagaaccagagtggggagaggaggagaatttttttttaacacagcgagttgttgtgatctggaacgtgctgcctgaaagggcagtggaagcagattcaatagtaactttcaaaagggtaaatacttgaaaaggaaacatttgctggTCGATGTGGGGAAGAGCTGGGAGGAGCGGagactagttggatagctctttcaaggagccagcacaggcacgatgggccgaatggcctcctcctgtgctgtactgttatctgGGACTCCTTCTCAATCCTCTCCCGTTTGGTCTCTCCACAGGTGGGCAAGCAGGGTCACTCGTCAGTTGAAGACGCTCGTGCCACGATGGAACTGTACAAACTGGTGGAAGCTCAGTGGGAGCGCGAGGCGGGCGATCAGCCGGGACAGAAGTAGCGGGCGTGGGTGCCTCCGCCGCGTTGTGGGgagctgggggtgggggcgggggggagtgccccccccccccgtgaCATGCCAGAATTCGCCCTCCTCCCCCATCGCcatggagcaggaacaggccagtaTTGGAACCCTGAAGACTGTATCTCATAGATACACGATGTATTTCAGACAGTTTAGTAGCGGGTGGGATCGAGCTCGTGCCAAGGGCTTGATGGATTATCAAGGACTgaccttgttttttttttatatattacatataaaagAAAAAGATTGACACACAAAACGGAAGACATTCTCTGTCCCACCTCGTCGTCTTCTGCAATCCCTCTCACGGCTGACTTTTGCTTTTTGAAACTGAATCCGCTGGTTTTTGTATTCCCGTTTAAAGGCAAAAAAAGAAAACCTTTTAACCTCAGTGTGCCGGGCATCCTCCCCGCCCGTGCCTCCCCCAGCCGAGGGCCGAGTGGGGCTTTGAAACGTAAGGACGTAGCAGAGAGGGTGTCATTCCTGCTGTCCCACTGAGCGGTTTGAACCGTGCCTTAATCAGGGAGGCACTTGGCTGCGCGGATTGTTTCAGGAGTGGGGCGGGTGGGATATGTGGGTTGGGGGTGTGAGCTGCCCTTCGTAGGATGCCCGGGGTTGCTGCAGTGTCGGGACCGGGCGGTGAATTGAGCACATCCCGTTCACTGTAAGGTCGGAAGGGAGAACTGAGCCGTCCGGGTCAGTTGACCCTGCTTGTATCCGGGAGTCCTCGGACCCTCTTCGGCCGAAGTTCAGATTTTCGCGTCTGGGCCGTCAGCTGAAGGGAGACCCACTGGACCACTTTGGCGAGTACCCCACAAATAGCTGGGCTACCGTCTGCGCACATTGCCTGCTGCGTTTCCCGGCTTTACAACAGCGACCCCCACTTTAGAAAAAcgtactgtaaagcgctttgggacgtcctgaggtgatgaaagggTGCTATAGGAATGCACAGCACCTGTGGGGcgggagtgggtggggtgggggggggggggagcactgAGCCCACACAGACAGGCCGGGGTGTTCCAATCTTCAGCTCACCTGGCTGATCTCAGATGGCGCAGCTGTCGACAGGGGGCGGGTGTGGGTGCGGCAGCGGCTAATGGTTCAGTGAATGGCATGCCTTCGGATGTCCCCTTGAGCCCTGCGGGCAAAAGGGACCGTTCCACCTCTCCCGTTCACTCAATATCGGCCGCAGCAGTGTTATCGAAGGGCTGGTTAAAATTGACTTcagcttcccccccccctttccccaggGAGACATGACATGGTGGTAATATCACCGGACAGGTAATCTAATGTCAgcaaatgccctggggacacgggttcaaatcccaccaccgcaggctggcagaatttaaattcaactaattaataaattcaGTCAATTAATaacctggaattgaaaactagtcccaGTATGCTGTGCCATGAAATTGTCatcgattgtcctaaaaacccatctggttcactaatgtccttgagggaaggaaatctgccagcctcgcccggtctggcctacatgcagtGTGGTCGACTCTGAAATGGTCGCGCAAGACACTCAGCTCAAGGAcagttcgggatgggcaacaaatgctggccttaaatATTGATACTGACAAACTGCGATCGGGATACTTGGGTTTTGATGCGCGTGGTTTGAGATTGACGCACAGTATTTTACAagtgaaaggtttttttttaaagaaaagaactGTATTTTATAATGGCTTGTAATAGAGAATTTGTGGTAATCTACAATTTGCCTGTCCTCTGTCTTTGAAACGCTGTTACTGTACTAAAAGGGCCAAATGGGAGCTCTGTCTGTCTTACTGTTGTGTTTTGTGTTGctgccccctcccgccccccccagTGCCTCCCTGTTTTTTCATATTCATTCTCACGACATTTATGCCCCAGTTccctgccccttgagaaggtggcggtgttggaggactgccttcttgaacccccttCCGTTCCCATGTGGGACCGAGGGGGGGAGGCTCTCCCGCTGTGACGTTCGGCGGGAGAGGTCCCGACTCAAATCGCCGTCTTAAACCACGAGCAGGCAGTTCCCCGCCGAGCCAGGACGGGCTCCCTGCTTCAGCCCGCTGTTTGAGGGGCCAGCAGCATGTCCAGCCCATTGGGAACCTGGAATGGGGGAAGAGTTGCACACAGGCGTACAGTCCCGATAGGTTTTAGAGGCACTTTATGGAGTCTGGCGGCTTGGTTGTGTCCTTCGTTGTGTTCCTGGACCACGAGCTGCCTTTCGTCCCCGACTTGGTCATGGGTGGCCCGGGGAGGATGTGCACACCGTATCCGCAGCAGGCCTGACCGTGGTTTAGTGGGTGGCTTCTCCCTCACCTCTCTGATTCAGAAAGTTCTGGGTTCGAGCCCCCACTGCAGAGATTTGAGCGCAGAATCCAGGCCCACACTTCCAGTGCCAGTaccgcgggagtgctgcactgtcggaggtgccgtctttcaggaagAGATGTTTAACCGCTgcgaccctcccccaccccaccgtctgcccctctcgagtggatgtaaaagatcccattggcccgggggtcaatatttatccctcaaccaacatcacgataaagagtcagatgatctgggtcatcatcgcattgctgtttgtgggatcttgctgtgcacaaattggctgctgctttggcGACAttataacttaaaaaaaaaaagtacttaattggctgcgtaATGTCCTGAGGTTTTGAACGGCGCTACAGTAATGCAGGTTCTTGCCCTTCCGTGACCAGTGGGCACTGGTGGGTGAACTGGACGTGGGTCATTATGTCAATATTTAATTTAATTTGTTTCCTTTGTTTTATACTTTGGTAACTTATTCGTCGTGCCCCTCTGAAAACAGCCTATTCCTGTTTGTTCTTCTGTTTGATGGCACTTGGGGggtacccagtgtgtcagtgattacTGTCAGTCCGTATCCGAACAGCCAGCAACAAGAAGTTCAAACTGTCCTGGGAAGTTACTTGAAGTTTTCTGAAACAGCACAGAAActgcaaatgcaaaatactgcactgCGGAGGGGTTGTTCTGGGGCTCaggctgtttgatggggacagtgtagagggagctttactctggatctaacccccgttttgttttttttctttttttttatgtcgagggggcctttattcctcaggccccctttataaacatacttatatttttaaaataactttaataaaaccagaaataaacaaaaactcaaattaaaatgccattctcggcgtcgacgatgcactccagtccctgcggtgcccaccggtcgcggaaggcctcaagcgtaccggcagacaccgcatgctccgtctccagggacacccgggcgcgaacgtaaccgcgcgagaggggcaggcaatcagggaggacggacccccctgacggcctgcagcctggacctgtgaatggccaccttggccaggcccaggagcagaccgacgaggagatcctcctcccggcccaagcccctccgcaccaggtgcccaaagatcaggagcgtgggactgaagtgcagccagaacttgaggagcagccccttcaaatactcaaagaggggctgcaacctcgcacactctgtatatatgtggaacacggactcgtccaggccgcagaaagcacaggcggcctgggagtccgtgaaccgacttaaaagtctattgcacgggactgccccgtgcaacaccctccaccccagttccccgatgtaaagggggaagactcccgcttagagagacctccatcggggtttccccttgccgccagatggcaacgcggaccgccagggcgtgtccggccagctgacgagggcgaggaagtggagagtgtgcaggagcagcccgtacaggaaacccctccgcgccgattggaatggcacggagggcatttccgagaggcagcttgggttgtgcgggaccggctcccaaggagggtttcggggcctgggtccgatgagcagttccggccgagcgggtgtcagctcggcctggagcgctccacactcccgagccccctcgccactcacagtgaggggcgtcccaggggTTTCGGCTACTCTTCCGCCGCCGGACcgaccccggagtcggccgcccggacaaccgaggcgctctcctccgccggcgggggagcgccctgactggaggcgaccatgttccagactcggaatagatcccggtaaaagacaggcaactccctcagagaggtgtggctaacggactccaccgggagctgcgtgtcgtcttgaaggcagtgacactggtggaaaaaaatacgtcgctcgacgtacaggtatctctgcaggatccgaaggcggagagtcgcagcctgggtgcggacgcacaccagcgaccgaccgccctcctcaatcgggagattcaggaccgcggcagagacccagtgtttcctcttgccccagaagaaatcgacgagtttcttctggaccttggtggcaaatacagggggtggggccaaagtgaccaaccggtaccacaacatggaggccaccagttggtttatgaccaacgctcggcccctgtaggaaagcactcggagcagtcctgtccagcgccgcaGCCGAGCGgtcactttcgcctccaactcctgccagtttgccggccaggcttcctcagcggggttaaggtggactcccagatagaggaggtgcgtggtgctccacgcaaaaggtgtcatctccttcggcagggagtccacccgccactgacccaccaggagtccggaacatttttcccaattgatcctcacggaggacgcagcagaaa is from Heterodontus francisci isolate sHetFra1 chromosome 46, sHetFra1.hap1, whole genome shotgun sequence and encodes:
- the isg20l2 gene encoding interferon-stimulated 20 kDa exonuclease-like 2, encoding MADFALNLDFSAGASQKQAHPNLKHQHFLKRRAYLERKGYLHKKQGARVQVARRGSPPSGWNAGSRACQPARAPPSGFCANGTGIAGTAAKAPQKGTGPAAQRVPERPPPIADHPKRAPVPAANATSSSVKPYKCVALDCEMVGTGQGGKRSELARCSVIGYDGDLVYDKYILPPNPITDYRTRWSGIRRQHMRNATPFKLAQKEILKVLCGKIVIGHAVHNDFKALNYFHPPSMTRDTSKIPLLNRKAGFPEKESVSLKRLTKQLLHRDIQVGKQGHSSVEDARATMELYKLVEAQWEREAGDQPGQK